Genomic window (Deinococcus cellulosilyticus NBRC 106333 = KACC 11606):
TGACAGAGGATGGGGTGGTCCAGCTGGGTGACGCCATCAACTATCTGGGCAACAACACATCTGCCAGAGCCAGGGACATGGTGAACTTCATGTCCCGTGCTGGTGCGGTGGGCAAGCAGGCAGGTTTGACGGCCATGCAGACTGCAGCCCTGGGCAACGCCTTCCTGGCCCTCAAGACCCCTCCAGAAATTGCAGCCCGTGCCGTGTCTCAGGGTCTGATCCCCAGTCTCCAGACTGCGACCAGGCAGGGGACGAAATTTGCTGAAGCCGCTGCCATCATTGGTCTGACCGCTCAGGAGATCCAGGACAACATGAAAATAGACCCTCAGGGCACCATCCTGGACGTGCTGGAACGCATCAACAAGACCGACAACAAAATGCTGGTGCTCACAGACCTCTTCGGGGTGGGCTGGGCAGATGACATCGCCAAGCTCTCAGGATCTCTGGATGTGTACTACAAAGCCCTGGGACTGGTGTCAGACAAGCAAAAATACGCCGGGTCAATGGAGAAGGAATACCAGGGCAGGATCAACACCACCAGAACACAACTGCAACTCTTGTGGAACAGCACCGTGAACTTCGCTGGGGCAATGGGGGATGTGTACCTGCCCATGATCAGTGGGGCTGCAAAATGGATGGGCAAACTGGGCCAGGGTCTGCTGGACCTCACCGAGAAACACCCCTTTCTGGTCAGGCTCGTCATGTTCAGTGCCCTGGCAATCAGCCTGCTGACCCTTGCGATGGGTGGAACCATCCTCACCCTGGGGGTGTTCGGCTTCGCAATGGCAAACGCCAGTGCAGGACTGGTGATCCTCAAGGGGCACCTGGCCGCTGCCAAACTGCAAGTACTGGCCCTCAGAAACGCCCTGATCGCACGCATCACAGGGGGATTCATCCCATCCACTGCAGCTCAAATGGCCCTCTTTGGGGGAGCCACCAGCCTGAACCAGATTGCATTGATGGGACTGAAGCAGGCACTGCTGCAGGCCGCACGTTCCGCATGGGCGTTTACTGCCGCAATTCTGGCAAACCCGATCACATGGTGGGTCACCGGAATTCTGGCCGTGACAGGGGCTTTCGTATACATGTGGCAGACCAGCCACAAGGTCCGTGCTGCCCTCAAGGGAATCTTCAAACCCCTGGAGGAAGCGTGGGCTGGGGTTCGATTGGCCTGGGTGCAACTCATGACCGTTTTTTCCTCTGGCACCCCTGGGCTGGACTCCCAGGCCAAGGACCTCAGCAAGTGGGGCTCCTTCTGGAAAGACACCCTGGACAAGATCATTTACGGCGTGGTGTACGCCATGACCTTCATTGGCCTAGTCCTGGCAGATGTCGCTCTAGGTTTCGTGAACACCTGGGCAGGCATCTTGACCCTCACTGCAGGCATCATGAACATCCTCAAAGGCATCTTCACCGGGGACATGAACCT
Coding sequences:
- a CDS encoding phage tail tape measure protein, translating into MSAFNLQVLINLVDRLSGPLQEPIRRLQELENHAERVDRSMRMMQTGAGVMGAGVGLAAPLIFSANEAIKLEDKMAEVRKVFDELESPKAFREMTNDIREMSNVIPMVATDLAEIGSFAAASKLEPSRKGIMTMIEDSAKMGVAFDMTAEEAGSALAGMRNIFQLTEDGVVQLGDAINYLGNNTSARARDMVNFMSRAGAVGKQAGLTAMQTAALGNAFLALKTPPEIAARAVSQGLIPSLQTATRQGTKFAEAAAIIGLTAQEIQDNMKIDPQGTILDVLERINKTDNKMLVLTDLFGVGWADDIAKLSGSLDVYYKALGLVSDKQKYAGSMEKEYQGRINTTRTQLQLLWNSTVNFAGAMGDVYLPMISGAAKWMGKLGQGLLDLTEKHPFLVRLVMFSALAISLLTLAMGGTILTLGVFGFAMANASAGLVILKGHLAAAKLQVLALRNALIARITGGFIPSTAAQMALFGGATSLNQIALMGLKQALLQAARSAWAFTAAILANPITWWVTGILAVTGAFVYMWQTSHKVRAALKGIFKPLEEAWAGVRLAWVQLMTVFSSGTPGLDSQAKDLSKWGSFWKDTLDKIIYGVVYAMTFIGLVLADVALGFVNTWAGILTLTAGIMNILKGIFTGDMNLIKLGLEQAGDGITTIWDNNLLKPMVDAVMDWGPAILEGVKAAMGELWDLAGEWLNIGKTWISNLWDGIKGKWADLKQGAANLGWNIVEGITGGLVKNPNAKAAAANAADQVTTTVQDKWDIHSPSRVFAGLGSYAMDGLTLGIQKGTRMALNATRKMTVGLLGAAALTLPAVSMASSKAPAAVKQPSVAQQLNPTQQVLQSVQSISVPALPEVAEITSKNPVPDVEEQITSMAPSTTPLEVREPRTNNQNSKQDQATGQAAAGLVVTGNTIVFQMPEGTTQDQMAAFFQFLQSLQK